Proteins from a genomic interval of Mycobacterium conspicuum:
- a CDS encoding lipocalin-like domain-containing protein, with the protein MTKPLRDKLVGAWELVSYVERDRPDGPIRYPHGEDAQGLIMYTPDGYMSAQIQSAGRPNYDRPVASGGSVEQAAAAALGYLAYSGRYFVDESTGDIRHEAKLSLVPNYLGKFHLRHSDLDGDRLRLSAETPLPDGGTVYSSLVWARAGRSGAQHGLR; encoded by the coding sequence GTGACGAAACCGTTGCGCGACAAGCTGGTTGGGGCATGGGAGCTGGTGTCCTACGTCGAGCGAGACCGTCCCGACGGGCCCATCAGATATCCGCACGGCGAGGATGCGCAGGGCTTGATCATGTACACGCCGGACGGGTACATGTCGGCGCAGATCCAGTCTGCCGGCCGGCCGAACTACGACCGACCGGTCGCCAGCGGTGGCTCCGTTGAGCAGGCCGCCGCCGCGGCGTTGGGGTATCTCGCCTACAGCGGGCGCTACTTTGTCGACGAGTCGACGGGAGACATTCGGCACGAGGCGAAGCTTTCGCTGGTGCCGAACTACCTGGGCAAGTTCCATCTGCGGCACAGCGACCTCGACGGTGATCGGTTGCGACTATCGGCGGAGACGCCCCTTCCCGACGGCGGGACGGTGTACTCGTCGCTGGTGTGGGCGCGTGCGGGGCGTTCCGGTGCGCAGCACGGCTTGCGGTAG
- a CDS encoding DEAD/DEAH box helicase, translating to MDTLRADNLRLRRLLRLSEEQARAAASDQATLTGAPTSPVTMGSSSADKVRFFFELFRSRTDVYALRWENRRDGRSGWIPAIKGHWRKGMNRADAPYLPLTPEVIDAHLRGEAHVGLYPLSDDDTCWWIAADFDKEAAMLDALAYMKAARSYGIPAALEVSQSGRGAHVWIFFAHAISASVARSVATSLLGEAFRLRGSMHLSSYDRLFPAQDVHTGRGVGNLIAAPMNGKRRQHGTTVFLDPATLEPYEDQWAYLSSIARLSTKDVIALARQLPGPQIGHNVRRLQLPTSSRIVRRPAPIIRAEFTSRLTLKANDLGPAMISAVKHAASIRNPEFDARQRARRSTWDTPRFLYSYDQTAEGDLVLPRGLHPLLTELVESADSTLRVDDKRITGEHHEFSCRTPLRTVQTSALRQLLEQDTSVLVAPPGTGKTVIACAAIESRSTSTLVLVDRKAIADQWRDRISSHLGFKCGQIGGGRSKTTGILDIALLPTLARRDNVEDITANYGFVIVDECHHVAASAFFGVLSRIAARFWLGLTATPERRDGLEDLIYHQLGSHHVAIDQPSTGQLPVDSSDLLTPHPVLHLHPTEFEYRGDADPTAPGGMAEIYRALVADHARLDQIAADVLTAAETGANILVLTTWVEHLNAITDRLRTAGKTVTVLSGGMKARERRQIADQLANHTPDSDPLLIVGTSLFIGEGFDCPALDTLFLAAPITFKNRLVQYIGRVTRPYHSKTTATVHDYHDERTPVIASSLKKRAPGYIKMGFPDPRKMIR from the coding sequence TTGGACACTCTGCGTGCCGATAATCTGCGTCTGCGCCGTCTTCTTCGGTTGAGTGAGGAACAGGCACGCGCAGCCGCCAGTGACCAAGCGACACTGACGGGAGCGCCGACCTCACCGGTGACCATGGGCTCCAGCTCCGCTGATAAGGTGCGGTTCTTCTTCGAGTTGTTCCGTTCTCGCACCGACGTTTACGCGCTTCGCTGGGAGAATCGCCGAGATGGCCGCTCGGGTTGGATACCGGCGATCAAGGGCCATTGGCGCAAGGGTATGAATCGGGCCGACGCACCTTACCTTCCGCTGACTCCAGAGGTCATTGACGCTCACCTGCGGGGCGAGGCGCACGTCGGCTTGTATCCGCTCAGCGATGACGACACTTGCTGGTGGATAGCTGCCGATTTCGATAAAGAAGCCGCGATGCTCGATGCACTCGCGTACATGAAAGCGGCTCGCTCCTATGGAATTCCGGCTGCGCTAGAGGTGTCACAATCCGGACGAGGAGCTCACGTCTGGATTTTCTTCGCTCATGCGATCTCGGCATCGGTCGCCCGCAGCGTCGCTACGAGTCTGTTGGGTGAGGCATTTCGGCTTCGTGGCAGCATGCATCTGAGTAGCTATGACCGCTTGTTCCCGGCTCAGGATGTGCACACTGGGCGTGGGGTGGGCAATCTCATCGCGGCACCGATGAACGGCAAGCGTCGTCAACACGGCACCACCGTCTTCCTCGATCCCGCTACCCTTGAGCCATACGAGGATCAGTGGGCATACCTGTCAAGCATTGCCAGATTGTCCACCAAAGACGTGATCGCGTTGGCGCGTCAACTTCCCGGCCCGCAGATCGGCCACAACGTCCGGCGTCTGCAGTTGCCGACGTCGTCACGCATCGTTCGGCGGCCTGCGCCAATCATCCGCGCAGAGTTCACATCCCGACTCACCCTGAAGGCCAATGATCTTGGCCCAGCCATGATCTCGGCGGTCAAGCATGCCGCTTCGATCCGCAACCCCGAGTTCGATGCGCGCCAACGCGCCCGCCGCAGCACTTGGGACACACCGCGGTTCCTCTACAGCTACGACCAAACAGCCGAAGGTGATCTCGTCCTGCCCCGCGGGCTCCATCCGCTGCTGACCGAACTCGTCGAATCGGCAGACAGCACACTGCGCGTAGATGACAAGCGCATCACCGGCGAACACCACGAGTTCAGCTGCAGGACGCCGTTGCGCACGGTGCAGACCAGCGCACTGCGCCAACTCCTTGAACAAGACACCAGCGTCCTTGTCGCGCCACCGGGTACCGGAAAGACGGTGATCGCCTGCGCGGCAATCGAATCGCGGTCCACATCCACTCTGGTCCTTGTCGATCGCAAAGCCATCGCCGACCAGTGGCGCGACCGGATCAGCAGCCACCTCGGTTTCAAGTGCGGTCAAATCGGCGGTGGGCGATCGAAAACCACAGGCATTCTCGACATCGCGTTACTGCCAACACTTGCCCGCCGCGACAACGTCGAAGACATCACCGCCAACTACGGATTCGTCATCGTGGACGAATGCCACCATGTCGCCGCCAGCGCATTCTTCGGCGTCCTGAGCCGCATAGCCGCGCGCTTCTGGCTCGGCTTGACCGCGACTCCGGAACGCCGCGACGGGCTCGAAGACCTGATCTATCACCAACTCGGATCACACCACGTAGCGATCGACCAGCCGAGTACTGGGCAACTCCCGGTCGACAGCTCCGACCTGCTGACGCCCCACCCGGTTCTGCACCTGCACCCGACCGAATTCGAATACCGCGGCGACGCCGATCCCACCGCACCCGGTGGAATGGCCGAAATCTATCGCGCCCTCGTCGCCGATCACGCACGACTCGACCAAATCGCGGCCGATGTCCTGACCGCCGCCGAAACCGGCGCCAACATCCTGGTGCTCACCACATGGGTCGAGCACCTCAACGCGATCACCGACCGGCTACGGACCGCAGGAAAGACCGTCACCGTCCTCAGCGGCGGCATGAAGGCTCGTGAACGCCGCCAAATCGCCGACCAACTTGCCAACCACACGCCCGACTCGGATCCACTCCTGATCGTCGGCACCAGCTTATTCATCGGGGAAGGCTTCGACTGCCCAGCCCTCGACACACTGTTCCTGGCCGCGCCGATCACCTTCAAGAACCGGCTCGTCCAGTACATCGGCCGCGTCACCCGGCCCTACCACTCAAAGACAACCGCAACCGTGCACGACTACCACGACGAGCGCACCCCCGTTATCGCCTCTTCGCTGAAGAAACGAGCTCCCGGCTATATCAAGATGGGCTTCCCCGACCCGCGCAAGATGATCCGATAG
- a CDS encoding IS3 family transposase (programmed frameshift), whose product MPRQYPLEFRLRASRLVDTMLEDSDISESMAIKSVASKLGVAEESVRRWRRKAQVDAGERPGTSSSEHVEIRRLKREVAELRRANEILKSASAFFAAESSTARDEMIAFIDTYRDQFGVELICRVLRAAIPGFLTSRGYRAARTRPPCDREIRDEQLIADLLAVHRENFSVYGVLKMHRAMKRKGWHLGREQTRRLMRKAGLRGVQRGKPVFTTITDPADQRPADLVNRQFKASAPNRLWVADITFVRTWQGFCYTAFVTDVCTRKIVGWAVSATMRTEDLPLQAFNHAVWQSNTDLSELVHHSDRGSQYLSLAYTDRLAELGIAPSVGSRGDSYDNALAEAVNAAYKTELINRGKPWRCIDDVELSTAEWVAWYNQERLHEALGYVPPAEYEAALTGTSHPASQPTPALATD is encoded by the exons ATGCCCCGTCAGTATCCGCTTGAGTTCCGCTTACGTGCGTCGCGTTTGGTGGACACCATGCTGGAGGATTCAGATATTTCTGAGTCGATGGCCATCAAGTCGGTGGCCAGCAAACTTGGTGTTGCTGAGGAGTCGGTGCGTCGGTGGCGGCGTAAGGCTCAGGTTGATGCCGGAGAGCGGCCTGGAACGTCCAGTTCCGAGCATGTCGAGATCCGCAGGCTCAAGCGTGAGGTCGCCGAATTACGCAGAGCTAATGAGATTTTGAAGTCTGCGTCTGCGTTTTTCGCAGCGGA GAGCTCGACCGCCCGCGACGAAATGATCGCCTTCATCGATACCTACCGCGATCAATTCGGGGTCGAGCTCATCTGCCGGGTGTTGCGGGCAGCTATTCCGGGCTTTCTCACCTCCCGCGGGTATCGGGCCGCGCGGACCCGCCCACCCTGCGACCGTGAGATCCGCGACGAGCAGCTGATCGCCGACCTGCTGGCGGTGCACCGGGAGAACTTCTCGGTCTACGGCGTGCTCAAGATGCACCGGGCCATGAAGCGCAAGGGCTGGCACCTGGGCCGCGAACAAACCCGACGACTAATGCGCAAGGCGGGCCTGCGGGGCGTTCAGCGCGGGAAACCGGTGTTCACCACGATCACCGACCCGGCCGATCAGCGGCCGGCAGATCTGGTCAATCGGCAGTTCAAGGCCAGCGCACCGAACCGGCTGTGGGTCGCTGACATCACCTTCGTGCGAACCTGGCAGGGATTCTGCTACACCGCGTTCGTCACTGATGTATGCACCCGAAAGATCGTCGGCTGGGCAGTCTCGGCGACGATGCGCACCGAGGACCTCCCGCTTCAAGCGTTTAATCATGCTGTGTGGCAGTCGAATACCGATCTATCTGAGTTGGTACACCATTCCGACCGCGGATCCCAGTACCTCTCGCTGGCATATACAGATCGGCTAGCCGAGCTCGGGATCGCACCGTCAGTGGGATCGCGCGGCGATAGCTATGACAACGCCCTCGCCGAGGCCGTCAACGCCGCCTACAAGACCGAGTTGATCAACCGTGGCAAACCCTGGCGATGCATCGACGACGTCGAACTCTCGACCGCCGAATGGGTGGCCTGGTACAACCAGGAACGCCTGCACGAAGCCCTCGGCTACGTTCCACCCGCCGAGTACGAGGCCGCCCTCACCGGCACCTCACACCCCGCGAGCCAGCCAACCCCGGCCCTCGCAACCGACTAG
- a CDS encoding helix-turn-helix domain-containing protein: MSADTAEAATFTPEDPDELAPVVGFLATHERLRGTVTSPSYALVGIGEHDRIELPRSVHQALIKVVTALHAGKAVTIAPQTMKLTTQQAADLLGVSRPTVVRLITDGTLPAERIGNRHRLLLDDVLAYREQRRNRQYEALAATAIDIDAEDDPEVVRERLREARRVVAERRRAKAATR; this comes from the coding sequence GTGAGCGCCGACACCGCAGAGGCAGCCACCTTTACCCCGGAGGATCCCGACGAGCTCGCCCCGGTCGTCGGGTTTCTTGCTACCCATGAGCGCCTCCGCGGAACGGTCACATCGCCCAGTTATGCCCTTGTGGGGATCGGTGAACATGACCGCATCGAGTTACCGCGTTCAGTGCACCAAGCATTGATCAAGGTTGTCACGGCGTTGCATGCCGGAAAGGCCGTCACCATCGCGCCTCAGACGATGAAGTTGACCACCCAGCAAGCTGCAGACCTGTTAGGGGTCAGCCGCCCGACGGTCGTTCGCTTAATCACCGACGGTACGTTGCCCGCTGAGCGGATCGGCAATCGCCACCGACTGCTGCTCGACGACGTACTCGCCTACCGCGAGCAGCGCCGCAATCGCCAGTATGAGGCGCTCGCGGCGACAGCGATCGACATCGATGCTGAGGACGATCCGGAAGTCGTTCGTGAGCGGCTCCGTGAAGCGCGCCGCGTCGTCGCGGAGCGGCGTCGGGCCAAGGCTGCCACGCGCTGA
- a CDS encoding type II toxin-antitoxin system RelE/ParE family toxin: MGRPAVGANPQHLQGLQVRTFQPGTTLGPHVLRDGERPARLRTLCAAIASSYTAGDLPLTYTKLALVNAAESINDLRAPPGNRLEKLAGSRAGQYSIRVNDQWRICFTWSTRGAGNVELVDHH; encoded by the coding sequence ATGGGTCGCCCCGCTGTCGGCGCTAACCCCCAGCACCTCCAAGGACTACAGGTCCGCACCTTTCAGCCGGGGACCACTTTGGGACCACACGTCCTGCGCGACGGTGAACGACCTGCGCGTCTACGCACGTTATGCGCGGCTATCGCAAGCTCGTACACTGCGGGCGACCTGCCGCTTACATACACCAAGCTGGCTCTCGTCAATGCCGCCGAGAGCATCAACGACCTTCGGGCGCCCCCGGGTAACCGGTTGGAGAAGCTGGCCGGCAGCCGCGCCGGCCAGTACAGCATTCGCGTCAACGACCAGTGGCGCATCTGCTTCACCTGGAGTACGCGCGGCGCCGGCAACGTCGAGCTAGTCGACCACCACTAG
- a CDS encoding HigA family addiction module antitoxin, whose translation MSQYRIAKTIDVPPRRINEIVHGKRGISADTALRLSRALGLSDMFWINMQAHYDAEVAREHLAKKLAGIVRIA comes from the coding sequence ATCTCGCAGTACCGGATTGCCAAAACGATTGACGTGCCGCCGCGCCGCATCAACGAAATCGTGCATGGTAAGCGGGGCATCAGCGCCGACACCGCACTGAGGCTCTCGCGCGCGCTAGGACTGAGCGACATGTTCTGGATCAACATGCAGGCGCACTACGACGCCGAAGTCGCGCGTGAGCACCTTGCTAAGAAGCTGGCAGGTATCGTCCGCATCGCCTGA
- a CDS encoding ribbon-helix-helix domain-containing protein gives MSRAVESGEYTVRSPLEVGATLRMGRPTKGTPPTGKTPVLPIRLPRALRAEIEHRVETGESDSASELIRRAVIEYLERHPARR, from the coding sequence ATGAGCCGCGCTGTCGAATCCGGCGAATACACAGTGCGCAGCCCACTGGAAGTCGGCGCAACGCTCCGCATGGGCCGCCCCACCAAAGGAACTCCACCGACGGGCAAAACGCCCGTACTGCCCATCCGGTTGCCCCGCGCACTCCGTGCCGAGATCGAACACCGCGTAGAGACCGGCGAATCCGACTCCGCGTCAGAGCTGATCCGACGCGCTGTCATCGAATACCTCGAGCGCCACCCAGCCCGCCGATAA